ATTGTCTATGTACTTGTCTATCAGAACAGGCCTTCTTTCAGAAACGTCAAGCGACTCGCCAATGTAATGCCTCAGCTCGTCCTCGTCATGAATGATAGCCATCCCCCGCCCGGCAATCACATAGCTTGGCCTGACAACAACAGGATAGGTGATTTTGCTTGCAACAGCCATCGCCTGCTGCGCGTCTGTGGCAGTGCCGTTGGCAGGCTGGCTTATTCCAAGGCTTGAGAGAAGCTGCCTGAATTTTTCCCTGTCTTCTGCAATGTCTATTCCCTCCACCTGCGTGCCAAGTATCTTTACCCCGGCACCGTGCAGCGGCTGTGCAAGGTTGATGGAAGTCTGGCCGCCAAACTGGACAATAACGCCAAGTGGATTTTCGTTCTCAATAACGTTCATTACATCCTCAAATGTCAGAGGCTCAAAATACAGCTTGTCGGAAGTGTCAAAATCCGTGCTTATCGTTTCAGGATTGTTGTTTATCATTATGGACTTGTAGCCCATTTCCCTCAGAGCGAATGACGCGTGGCAGCAGCAGTAGTCAAACTCAATGCCCTGCCCGATTCTTATTGGCCCTGAGCCGATAATTACGACTTTTTGCCCTTGGCCTTCTTGCGCATTTTTTCCATCAGTCTGCCCAACTGACTCGTTTTCCTGCTCGTAGGTGGAATAGTAATAGGGGGTTTTTGCATCAAACTCAGAAGCGCAGGTGTCAACCATCTTGTAAACAGGCATTATGCCCTCGTTTTTTCGAAGCTTTCGCACCTCAAGCTCCGGCATGCTGCAAAGCGCCGCTATCTGCCTGTCGGAAAAGCCCATTTTCTTTGCCCGAAGCAAAAGTGGGCCGTTTAGAGGCTGGCGCATGAGTTGCTTCTCAACTTCTACTATGCTTGAAAACCTGTCCAAAAACCATCGGTGGATGCAAGTCATTTTCTCAAGCTTTTCAATGCTTGTGCCAAGGCGCAAAGACTCAAGCAGTGCAAAGAGCCTCAGGTCAGTCGGGCTTGTCAGGTGCAACTGAAGCGCATCTGGCGCAAGCCGAGGCTGCTTTACTTCGGTGCTTCTGAGGCATTTTTGCAGCGCTTCCTCAAACGTTCTGCCTATTGCCATTGCCTCCCCGGTTGATTTCATCTGAGTGCCCAGGGTGCGGTTGACCTGTGGCATCTTGTCAAAGGGCCATCTGGGTATTTTGACAACGCAGTAGTCCAGGGAAGGCTCAAATGAGGCAGGAGTTGATTTTGTGACTGCATTCTGGATTTTGTAAAGCGGTTTGCCCAAAGCTACTTTGGCTGCAACCCTGGCGATTGGGTATCCTGTTGCCTTTGAGGCAAGCGCACTTGAGCGCGACAGGCGGGGGTTGACCTCAACAACAACATACTGGCCAGTCTTCTGGTTCAGCGCAAACTGGATGTTGCACCCGCCTATTATCCCAAGCCTGCTTATTATCTGGATTGCCGCGGTCCTGAACCTCTGGTGCTCCTGGTCAGTAAGTGTCTGAGCCGGAGCAACTACGATGCTCTCTCCTGTGTGCACGCCCATGGGGTCAATGTTTTCCATGTTGCAGATTGTAATGCAATTTCCGTGCATGTCCCTCATTACCTCGTACTCAAATTCCGCCCAGCCAAGTACAGACTCCTCAATTAGAATCTGGTGTGTTGGCGAGAGGGTGAAGCCAAGCTCAAGCAAATGCTCAAATTCCTCTTTGTTGCGGGCAATGCCACCGCCTGTTCCGCCAAGAGTGAAGGCAGGCCGCAAAATTAGCGGAAAGCTGTGCAGCCTGGCAAATTCATTGGCTTCTTGTACAGTGTTTGCCGCAACAGACTTTGGGATTGGCTGTTTAAGCTCCCGCATTGTCTTTGCGAATAAGCCCCGGTCTTCTGCAAGCTCTATAGCCTCAATTCCAGTGCCCAAAAGCCTGACGCCCCACTTTTGAAGAACGCCGTTTTTGTGAAGATCCATGGCAATGTTTAGCGCAGTCTGCCCGCCCATTGTGGCAAGCAGTGCATCAGGTTTTTCCTTCTCAATTATCTTTTCTACAAAGTCCGCCCTGATTGGCTCAATGTAAATCCTGTCGGCTATGTTCTTGTCAGTCTGGATGGTTGCAGGGTTGGAATTTACAAGCACAACTTCAAGCCCCTCCTCCCGCAAGGACTGGCACGCCTGGCTTCCCGAGTAGTCAAACTCCGCGGATTGGCCGATTACAATTGGCCCGCTTCCAATCACTAGGACTTTTTTTATTCCTTCCACATTCAAGCCTCCGCGATTATTCAGTTTAAGTCCATTTTGCCACATTGTTCTTTGAGTGTTTTCCAAGGACGGTGACGGTTACACTCGCTGCCAGGTAGGAAACAAGTATTCCTATGGCGGATAAACTCACGTCCACCTCAACAAACCAGCTTGAGCCCTTGAAGAAATTATTTGTAAGGTAGTGGTATGCCAAACCTGCGATTGACAGCGTTTGACGATCTGGGTAGTTGTGTATGTATTGAGAACCTGGTCTATCGTAGGGATACGCCGTAAAATCAATGATTGGCACGGATATGGCAAAAACAACCAAGACCACAAGCCATTTTTTTCTTGTCGGCTTCAAAAACTCCTTTAAGTTCATTTTTTCACCTGTTTTCGATATTTTGAATAGATTATAACGAACAGACATGCTGCAATATAGGAAATTATAACACCCAGCAATAGCGAGACAATATCTACTTTATAGAGTCGGTTAAATCCAGTCAGAGCAAACATCAAGATTGAGCCGGTTTCTATTTTGCATCCGGTTGTTGTGTGCCCACGTCCGTCCGGATTCACATTTTCAAGGCAAAATCCGTTAAGAAATGTAAGGAATGGCACAAAAAGCATGAAAGCAAGCGCTGTTGCAAGGAATTTCTTGCCTGTCGGTCTCAAAAATTCATTCCAGTCCATGATATCACCTGTTTTTAGTATTATTAGAGCAAACTGGGGCTATCAAACAGGAAGCAGTGTAAGAAATTATAAAACCGAAGATGAGTGTAGCAGCATCTAATGAAGTTTTATATGAGTATAGTGGACCACCGAACAGCATAAAAATGAAAGGCACTTTATTCCCTGTTGCAACCAGCGGACACGGTGGCATATCGCAATAAACCTGGATGTATGTTGATAGT
This genomic stretch from Candidatus Parvarchaeota archaeon harbors:
- the carB gene encoding carbamoyl-phosphate synthase large subunit — encoded protein: MWQNGLKLNNRGGLNVEGIKKVLVIGSGPIVIGQSAEFDYSGSQACQSLREEGLEVVLVNSNPATIQTDKNIADRIYIEPIRADFVEKIIEKEKPDALLATMGGQTALNIAMDLHKNGVLQKWGVRLLGTGIEAIELAEDRGLFAKTMRELKQPIPKSVAANTVQEANEFARLHSFPLILRPAFTLGGTGGGIARNKEEFEHLLELGFTLSPTHQILIEESVLGWAEFEYEVMRDMHGNCITICNMENIDPMGVHTGESIVVAPAQTLTDQEHQRFRTAAIQIISRLGIIGGCNIQFALNQKTGQYVVVEVNPRLSRSSALASKATGYPIARVAAKVALGKPLYKIQNAVTKSTPASFEPSLDYCVVKIPRWPFDKMPQVNRTLGTQMKSTGEAMAIGRTFEEALQKCLRSTEVKQPRLAPDALQLHLTSPTDLRLFALLESLRLGTSIEKLEKMTCIHRWFLDRFSSIVEVEKQLMRQPLNGPLLLRAKKMGFSDRQIAALCSMPELEVRKLRKNEGIMPVYKMVDTCASEFDAKTPYYYSTYEQENESVGQTDGKNAQEGQGQKVVIIGSGPIRIGQGIEFDYCCCHASFALREMGYKSIMINNNPETISTDFDTSDKLYFEPLTFEDVMNVIENENPLGVIVQFGGQTSINLAQPLHGAGVKILGTQVEGIDIAEDREKFRQLLSSLGISQPANGTATDAQQAMAVASKITYPVVVRPSYVIAGRGMAIIHDEDELRHYIGESLDVSERRPVLIDKYIDNAVECEIDGISDESGLFIGGIMEHIERAGVHSGDASCVTPCVKLKPHVQRQLEEYSAKIALALKNIGSINIQYVVKDDKILVLEANPRGSRTIPYLSKAINLPLAKLATKAIMGKSLKDLGLGRTPKLGYFAVKSVVFPFLKLPGVDIVLGPEMKSTGESMGLDHDFAGAYFKALLGASMRIPFSGALALSLKDEDKARGAKIAAKLASIGFEVYATAGTAREKEKGTDVKLLRKLADGEPNILSLLSQKKLSLIINTPRKGRNAATDGYKIRRAALEHNIPCITSIEAAENLADAIIRAKGQGLKVSELAEYY